The following coding sequences are from one Caloranaerobacter sp. TR13 window:
- a CDS encoding penicillin-binding transpeptidase domain-containing protein — MTLKEKIKNRYNILLIIISIVFLLVAFRLSTLTIVLGDKYREISDNKRVKQIPITAARGEIRDRYGRLLAGNRPSFTVQIVKDEINKNRNEVALKLIKILEEEGENYSDEFPIKLDVITYKDDSEYIKSSEEPEKEIIKIILENKLIKDIVKLYYTHNSNDNNFTVSVADRIKTILENNGITVPILINIDSSSKEVKFEYDKKYDIRKWKLENKLPLKQNPEADFILMVEKNEKIFSKVIRNPIIRRLIFSFLDNRGLVEKFEINDYMFKFDQEYKKIKADLIKNFGKITMDSTAEDDFTNIVIETSIDELISTVFTTNSNKSNKKQEIIPAKVLIDNLKDEGSYVPIDIEIDREKKKVSFKYIDEKSKKIFCQKEEINEQLPPEKALIEIGKKTGLIYDLIKDKNIKYFAQEIVLNNEINPKISVKDFEYVPIRNKRNWLKKYKLPEDSSANDAFNLLRDKYKISSELSKYEARYIMLIIEQLKKQGYRAYQPINIAYGIKPSTVSKIAENNLDLTGVYVSVEPVRYYPMGSTAAHILGYLGKISQSYEIEKYIKKLGYSPNDIIGKTGIEQKFEQYLKGQDGSKYIEVDVLGNTIKVLKEEKAIPGNNVYLTIDAKLQQVAEKALKQAIEEIQKGGEFKSKWGNYNYRESFKDATSGAVVAIDVKTGEVLALASYPAYDPNLFATGINEDDWESLMPKNPEDPLAPRPLYNIAIQTAIQPGSTFKMITALAALEAGIDPKTKIIDMGYLKLGNKTFGCWLWNDRRLTHGPENLYEAIRDSCNYYFYTVTLGKNLRTGRELGAKVEIDDILRLAQEFGLNDKTGIEINIPNEASGGVPNPQIKIITIKRSLRRFLNNNLKNYLKQDDISEKDLQNMIDTIVSWVELENTLTRSEVIQNLSKLGIDPYKENDKGINIADIIKYSYLNQASWKQADTLNISIGQGHNAYTPIQIANYIATLANGGIRHKVSVIDKIETYYGEIIDYNDNKDDAYRIKLKDYSYLDEVKKGMGLVTTEGTARSIFKNFPIKVGGKTGTAQNTGTNPVTGKKYDPYAWFVGFAPYDDPQIAVAVVIFQGGHGGYAAPVAKEVIAQYLGLNNVDEKFEYRNKLVR, encoded by the coding sequence TTGACATTAAAAGAAAAAATAAAAAATAGATATAATATTTTGTTAATTATTATTTCAATAGTATTCCTTTTAGTTGCTTTTAGATTATCAACACTTACTATAGTATTAGGAGATAAATATAGAGAAATTTCTGACAATAAAAGGGTTAAACAGATACCAATTACAGCAGCAAGAGGAGAAATAAGAGACAGATATGGTCGATTATTAGCAGGTAATAGACCAAGTTTTACAGTTCAGATTGTTAAAGATGAAATAAATAAAAATAGAAATGAAGTAGCTTTAAAACTGATTAAGATTTTAGAAGAAGAGGGAGAAAATTATTCGGATGAATTTCCAATTAAATTAGATGTAATAACTTATAAAGATGATAGTGAATATATTAAAAGTTCTGAAGAACCAGAAAAGGAAATTATTAAAATTATATTAGAAAACAAATTAATTAAGGATATTGTAAAGCTATATTATACCCATAATAGTAATGATAATAATTTTACTGTAAGTGTAGCAGACAGAATTAAAACTATTTTAGAGAATAATGGTATAACGGTTCCTATTTTGATTAATATAGACAGTAGTTCAAAAGAAGTCAAATTTGAATACGATAAAAAATACGATATACGGAAATGGAAACTAGAGAACAAATTACCATTAAAACAAAATCCAGAAGCGGATTTTATTTTAATGGTAGAAAAAAATGAAAAGATTTTTAGTAAAGTAATAAGAAATCCTATTATAAGGAGATTAATATTTTCGTTTCTTGATAATAGAGGGTTAGTCGAAAAGTTTGAAATAAATGATTATATGTTTAAGTTTGATCAAGAATATAAAAAGATAAAAGCAGATTTAATTAAAAACTTTGGTAAAATTACTATGGATTCAACTGCAGAAGATGATTTTACAAATATTGTAATAGAGACATCTATAGATGAGTTGATTAGTACAGTTTTTACTACAAACAGCAATAAGTCAAATAAAAAACAAGAGATAATACCTGCAAAAGTTTTAATAGATAATTTAAAAGATGAAGGGTCTTATGTACCTATAGATATTGAAATAGATAGAGAAAAGAAAAAAGTTTCGTTTAAATATATAGATGAGAAAAGTAAAAAAATATTTTGTCAAAAAGAAGAGATTAATGAACAATTACCACCTGAAAAAGCTTTAATTGAAATTGGAAAAAAAACAGGGCTTATTTATGATTTAATAAAGGATAAAAATATAAAGTACTTTGCCCAGGAAATAGTTCTTAATAATGAGATAAATCCTAAGATTTCGGTTAAAGATTTTGAATACGTTCCTATAAGGAATAAAAGAAATTGGCTTAAAAAATATAAATTACCTGAAGATAGCAGTGCTAATGATGCATTTAACTTATTAAGAGATAAATATAAAATAAGCTCAGAACTAAGTAAATATGAAGCAAGATATATAATGCTTATAATAGAACAGTTAAAAAAACAAGGTTATAGAGCTTATCAGCCTATTAATATTGCTTATGGTATTAAACCTAGTACAGTTTCTAAAATAGCAGAAAACAACCTAGACTTAACAGGTGTTTATGTATCTGTTGAACCTGTTAGATACTACCCTATGGGTAGTACAGCAGCTCATATACTTGGATATTTGGGTAAAATATCACAGAGTTATGAGATAGAGAAATATATTAAAAAGTTAGGATATTCTCCTAATGATATTATAGGTAAAACAGGAATTGAACAGAAATTTGAACAATACTTAAAAGGGCAAGACGGGTCTAAGTATATAGAGGTAGATGTTTTGGGTAATACTATAAAAGTTTTAAAAGAAGAAAAGGCTATTCCAGGGAATAATGTTTACTTGACTATAGATGCAAAATTACAGCAAGTTGCTGAAAAAGCACTTAAGCAAGCAATAGAAGAGATACAAAAAGGTGGAGAATTTAAAAGCAAATGGGGGAATTATAATTATAGAGAGAGTTTTAAAGATGCAACCTCAGGTGCAGTAGTTGCAATAGATGTAAAGACAGGAGAAGTTCTCGCTTTAGCAAGTTATCCTGCGTATGATCCTAATTTATTTGCAACAGGAATTAATGAAGATGATTGGGAAAGTCTAATGCCGAAAAATCCTGAAGATCCTCTTGCACCTAGACCTTTATATAATATAGCTATACAAACAGCAATACAGCCTGGTTCAACTTTTAAGATGATAACAGCTTTAGCAGCTTTAGAAGCTGGAATTGATCCAAAGACAAAAATAATTGATATGGGATATTTAAAATTAGGTAATAAAACTTTTGGATGTTGGTTATGGAATGATAGAAGGCTTACTCATGGACCAGAAAATTTATATGAGGCTATAAGAGATTCATGCAACTATTATTTTTATACAGTTACTTTAGGTAAAAACTTAAGAACAGGTCGAGAATTGGGAGCTAAAGTAGAAATTGATGATATTTTAAGGCTAGCGCAGGAATTTGGGCTAAATGATAAAACAGGAATAGAAATTAATATACCAAATGAAGCCTCTGGCGGAGTTCCGAATCCGCAAATTAAAATAATTACTATTAAAAGAAGTTTGAGAAGATTTTTGAATAATAATTTAAAGAATTATTTGAAACAAGATGATATTTCTGAAAAAGATTTACAAAATATGATTGACACTATAGTTAGTTGGGTTGAATTAGAAAATACACTTACTAGAAGTGAAGTTATACAAAATTTATCGAAATTAGGTATAGACCCATATAAAGAAAATGATAAAGGTATAAATATAGCAGATATTATAAAATATAGTTATCTAAACCAAGCATCTTGGAAGCAAGCAGATACTTTAAACATTTCTATTGGACAAGGACATAATGCATATACACCTATTCAGATAGCGAATTATATAGCAACACTTGCTAATGGTGGAATAAGACATAAGGTAAGTGTTATTGATAAAATAGAAACTTATTATGGAGAAATAATTGACTATAATGATAATAAAGATGATGCATATAGGATAAAATTGAAGGATTATAGTTATTTAGATGAAGTTAAAAAAGGTATGGGCTTAGTAACTACTGAGGGTACAGCAAGGTCAATATTTAAAAATTTTCCTATAAAAGTAGGCGGTAAAACAGGTACTGCCCAAAATACAGGTACAAATCCTGTAACAGGTAAAAAATACGACCCTTATGCATGGTTTGTAGGATTTGCACCTTACGATGATCCACAAATAGCTGTAGCAGTAGTAATATTTCAAGGTGGACATGGAGGCTATGCAGCACCTGTTGCTAAAGAAGTTATAGCTCAGTATCTAGGGTTAAATAATGTAGATGAAAAATTTGAATATCGAAATAAATTAGTAAGGTAG
- the minC gene encoding septum site-determining protein MinC codes for MDENLVIFKGKKEGIYIYIKEGNFQNIKRQLEEKLENAKGFFQGGKVKCIEGKKLSLDEKKELAILIQDKYGISVDERYNLEEDNKQISEINLQTQKFFEGIKEGKTKFIRATIRSGQYIEYDGNLVILGDVNAGAEVKAKGNIIILGTLRGIAHAGCDGNKNAIVAAFSLQPTQLRIAEIIARSPDGEKDKPKWPEIANIKDGKMLIEPYLTKK; via the coding sequence ATGGATGAAAATTTAGTAATTTTTAAAGGAAAAAAAGAAGGAATTTATATTTATATAAAAGAAGGCAACTTTCAAAACATAAAACGACAGCTAGAAGAAAAATTAGAGAATGCTAAGGGTTTCTTTCAAGGAGGAAAGGTTAAATGTATTGAAGGAAAGAAACTTTCACTTGATGAAAAAAAAGAGCTAGCAATATTAATTCAAGATAAATATGGTATTAGTGTTGATGAAAGATATAATTTAGAAGAGGATAATAAGCAAATATCTGAAATAAATTTGCAAACACAAAAATTTTTCGAAGGTATTAAAGAAGGTAAGACTAAATTTATCAGGGCTACAATAAGGTCTGGTCAATATATAGAATATGATGGGAATTTAGTTATACTAGGAGATGTAAACGCTGGTGCTGAAGTTAAAGCTAAAGGCAATATTATAATTTTAGGTACGTTAAGAGGCATTGCACATGCTGGTTGCGATGGAAATAAAAATGCGATTGTTGCAGCCTTTAGTTTGCAACCTACTCAACTTAGAATAGCTGAAATTATAGCACGTAGTCCTGATGGTGAAAAAGATAAACCTAAGTGGCCAGAGATAGCAAATATAAAGGATGGAAAAATGCTAATAGAACCTTACTTAACTAAAAAATAA
- the minD gene encoding septum site-determining protein MinD — protein MGEVIVITSGKGGVGKTTTTANLGAGLVMNGKKVVVVDADIGLRNLDVVMGLENRIVYDIVDVVEKVCRLKQGLIKDKRYDGLYLLPAAQTKDKTAVTPEQMQELCEDLKEMFDYVLIDCPAGIEQGFQNAIAGADKAIVVTTPEISAVRDADRIIGLLEAKGLHNPKLIINRIRQDMVKRGDMMNIDDMIDILAIELLGVVPDDEAIVISTNKGEPVVGDEKALSGKAYRNISKRIIGEEIPLLDLEVDEGMLSKLKKLIFGK, from the coding sequence ATGGGAGAAGTGATTGTAATAACTTCAGGTAAAGGTGGAGTTGGTAAAACAACAACAACAGCTAATTTAGGAGCAGGACTTGTAATGAATGGTAAAAAAGTTGTTGTAGTAGATGCAGATATTGGTTTGAGAAATTTAGATGTTGTTATGGGTCTTGAAAATAGAATAGTTTATGATATTGTTGATGTTGTAGAGAAAGTTTGCAGGCTTAAGCAGGGATTAATAAAAGATAAAAGATATGATGGACTGTATTTACTACCAGCAGCACAGACAAAAGATAAAACAGCAGTAACTCCAGAGCAGATGCAGGAATTATGTGAAGATTTAAAAGAAATGTTTGACTATGTTTTGATAGATTGTCCTGCAGGAATAGAACAAGGTTTTCAAAATGCTATTGCTGGAGCAGATAAAGCTATTGTAGTAACAACACCAGAAATTTCAGCTGTAAGAGATGCAGATAGAATAATAGGGCTTTTAGAAGCCAAAGGATTACATAACCCTAAGTTAATTATAAATAGAATTAGACAAGATATGGTAAAAAGAGGAGATATGATGAATATTGATGATATGATAGATATTTTAGCAATAGAATTACTTGGTGTTGTTCCTGATGATGAAGCAATTGTTATATCTACTAATAAAGGTGAACCAGTAGTTGGCGATGAAAAAGCTTTATCTGGTAAAGCATATAGAAATATATCAAAGAGAATTATAGGAGAAGAAATACCACTACTAGATTTAGAAGTAGATGAGGGAATGCTTTCTAAACTTAAGAAGTTGATATTCGGAAAATAG
- the minE gene encoding cell division topological specificity factor MinE, which translates to MDLLKLFGKSEVNSKTVAKERLKLVLIHDRANVSPRFLEMIKGDIIRVISDYMDIDEEGLDIKLTRTRRESDNSPIPALVANIPIIKMKEKAIEK; encoded by the coding sequence TTGGATTTACTAAAATTATTTGGGAAGAGCGAAGTAAACAGTAAAACTGTTGCAAAAGAAAGGTTAAAGCTAGTTCTTATTCATGATAGAGCTAATGTATCTCCACGCTTTTTAGAAATGATAAAAGGTGATATAATAAGAGTGATATCTGACTATATGGATATAGATGAAGAAGGATTAGATATTAAGTTAACACGTACAAGAAGGGAAAGTGACAATTCCCCTATACCTGCTTTAGTAGCCAACATACCAATTATTAAAATGAAGGAAAAAGCAATTGAAAAATAG
- the mgsA gene encoding methylglyoxal synthase: MKIALIAHDKKKKQIVNFTLAYKDILKNHKLYATGTTGKLINEATGLDIHRFLSGPLGGDQQIGALVANNEIDLVIFLRDPLTAQPHEPDILALMRLCDVHGIPLATNIATAELLIKSMQRGDLDWRKIINKHQRRQ, encoded by the coding sequence ATGAAAATAGCATTAATAGCACATGATAAAAAGAAAAAGCAAATAGTTAATTTTACATTAGCGTATAAGGATATTTTAAAAAACCATAAATTGTATGCAACAGGAACGACTGGTAAACTTATAAATGAAGCTACAGGCCTTGATATTCATAGATTTTTATCTGGACCTTTAGGTGGAGACCAACAGATAGGTGCTTTAGTAGCAAACAACGAAATAGACTTGGTGATATTTTTAAGGGATCCGTTAACAGCTCAACCTCATGAACCAGATATTCTAGCATTAATGAGATTATGTGATGTACATGGAATTCCTTTAGCTACTAATATAGCTACTGCTGAGTTGTTAATTAAATCAATGCAAAGAGGAGATTTAGATTGGAGGAAAATTATAAATAAACACCAAAGGCGACAATAG
- a CDS encoding MarR family winged helix-turn-helix transcriptional regulator — MNIETNNKNGMIDSLSSLLVSLNKKLASELQDKISKDITLSQLIILKQINRGIHTVSSLSEKLTISAPAASKLIEQLHKSGFVIRKRSDKDRRVVFIELTDKGKEILKNNEQIRNEVFKEMLSPLSKNEIDTLINILKKIIE, encoded by the coding sequence ATGAATATTGAAACAAATAATAAAAATGGAATGATTGACAGTCTAAGTAGTTTATTGGTAAGTCTTAATAAAAAATTAGCATCTGAATTACAAGATAAAATTTCAAAAGATATTACTTTATCTCAATTAATTATATTAAAGCAAATTAATAGAGGAATCCATACTGTCAGTTCTTTGTCTGAAAAATTAACTATCTCTGCACCTGCAGCTTCAAAACTCATAGAACAACTTCATAAATCTGGATTTGTAATTCGTAAAAGATCTGATAAAGATAGAAGAGTAGTATTTATTGAACTTACTGATAAAGGAAAAGAGATATTAAAAAATAATGAGCAAATAAGGAATGAAGTTTTCAAAGAAATGTTATCACCGCTATCCAAAAACGAAATAGATACACTTATAAACATATTAAAAAAAATAATTGAATAA
- a CDS encoding MDR family MFS transporter, which yields MKYQETNQITGNRRWIALAAVMVTMFFSSLDQTIISSAMPTIIADLRGFDIYAWVFTAYMMTSAITVPIYGKLSDIYGRKPFYVFGLSVFMIGSALSGQAHTMMQLIFARGLQGLGGGAMMSMPRATIGDIFNPKERGKWMGLIMSVFGLASIIGPYLGGWITDNFNWRWVFYINLPVALISIIAVSYALPNVRTKEKHSIDWLGSAFMILALIPILLAFTWAGSKYQWTSKQIISLFAIGIMFMICFILIEKKAKEPLLSPSLFKNSIFTSTVLMGLLVSMSLFGTVMFLPLFVQGVVGLSASNSGALLTPMMLSFIAGSIVGGIIISKTGRYKLQAILGSIIVIIAVFLLSKMDVNTTWITVIRNMIILGLGLGTVMPLVNVVIQNAFPYKMLGVVNSTQQFVNSLGGIVIAPIYGTILANAFAKELPRNLPAKLLKAMNSMPKSVSSAISNPQALITAHAQEQIKTMFSAFGNAGLKLYNQFIHAVKLSLSTGITKLYSFGVVFAVLTLLAAFCLKEIPLKHDEFYDE from the coding sequence ATGAAGTATCAAGAAACAAACCAAATAACTGGTAATAGACGCTGGATAGCTTTAGCTGCTGTAATGGTAACAATGTTTTTTTCATCTTTAGACCAAACAATAATTTCTTCTGCTATGCCTACTATTATTGCAGATTTAAGAGGTTTTGACATATATGCGTGGGTATTTACTGCATATATGATGACATCTGCTATAACTGTTCCTATATACGGTAAATTATCAGATATTTACGGACGTAAACCCTTTTACGTATTCGGTCTTTCTGTATTTATGATAGGTTCTGCCCTTTCAGGCCAAGCTCACACAATGATGCAGCTTATTTTTGCAAGAGGATTACAAGGTCTTGGAGGAGGGGCAATGATGAGTATGCCCCGTGCCACAATAGGAGATATATTTAATCCTAAAGAAAGAGGCAAATGGATGGGGCTTATTATGTCAGTTTTTGGGCTTGCTAGTATTATTGGACCATATCTAGGTGGATGGATTACAGATAATTTTAATTGGCGATGGGTATTTTACATCAATTTACCTGTAGCTTTAATTTCGATTATAGCAGTATCTTATGCACTTCCAAATGTTAGAACTAAAGAAAAACATAGTATAGACTGGTTAGGGAGTGCTTTTATGATTTTAGCTTTAATTCCTATCTTACTTGCTTTTACTTGGGCTGGTTCAAAATATCAATGGACTTCTAAGCAAATTATTAGTCTTTTTGCTATAGGTATAATGTTCATGATTTGTTTTATTCTTATAGAAAAGAAAGCTAAAGAACCTTTATTAAGTCCTTCATTATTCAAAAATTCAATTTTCACTTCGACTGTACTTATGGGCTTATTAGTATCAATGAGTCTTTTTGGTACTGTTATGTTCTTACCACTTTTTGTTCAAGGTGTAGTTGGATTATCTGCATCTAATTCAGGTGCTTTGTTAACACCAATGATGCTAAGTTTTATAGCTGGAAGTATAGTCGGTGGTATTATTATCAGCAAAACAGGTAGATATAAACTTCAAGCTATTCTAGGTTCCATAATAGTTATAATTGCAGTATTTTTACTTTCAAAAATGGATGTAAATACAACATGGATTACAGTAATAAGAAATATGATAATTTTAGGTTTAGGACTCGGTACTGTTATGCCTTTAGTAAATGTTGTTATACAGAATGCTTTCCCTTATAAAATGCTTGGTGTTGTAAATTCAACGCAGCAATTTGTAAATTCTCTAGGGGGTATTGTTATAGCACCTATTTATGGTACAATATTAGCAAATGCTTTTGCAAAAGAACTACCTAGAAATTTACCTGCAAAATTACTAAAAGCAATGAATTCTATGCCAAAATCAGTAAGTTCAGCTATATCAAATCCTCAAGCTTTAATAACTGCACATGCTCAAGAGCAGATTAAAACAATGTTTTCAGCTTTTGGAAATGCTGGCTTGAAACTTTATAATCAGTTTATTCATGCTGTCAAGCTTTCTTTATCAACTGGAATTACAAAACTATATTCTTTTGGAGTAGTATTTGCTGTTTTAACTTTATTAGCTGCTTTTTGCTTGAAGGAGATTCCATTAAAACATGATGAATTCTATGATGAATAG
- a CDS encoding murein hydrolase activator EnvC, translating to MGKRKLIFKLFPMRVKRDYLNRSKQKNSYKKLFYQLLVSIIIVLLIILIKSFNTSFTNNVIRLVEDTVKYDYDFKKLGYKVLKYAKGSSEELDKATSVFKYQNDVKIDSFFAPATGIVYKKFGQVKKGDITIFHRGIDILSNDKKIYSIGNGIISEIYNNKILGECIRVDFGEIEAVYAHLDNIYVKVGQRVTKGQVLGTLKEDGKGDKLLHFEIWKDSTPINPLDFVSISISNLNN from the coding sequence ATGGGAAAACGAAAACTTATTTTCAAACTTTTTCCTATGAGAGTTAAAAGAGATTATTTAAACAGGTCAAAACAGAAAAATAGTTACAAAAAGTTGTTTTACCAACTGTTGGTTAGTATAATAATTGTTCTTCTAATAATACTTATTAAATCTTTTAATACAAGTTTTACAAATAATGTTATTAGATTAGTCGAAGACACAGTAAAATACGATTATGATTTCAAAAAACTAGGTTACAAAGTACTGAAGTATGCGAAAGGAAGCAGTGAGGAGCTAGATAAAGCAACTTCAGTTTTTAAATATCAAAATGATGTAAAGATAGATTCATTTTTTGCGCCGGCTACAGGTATAGTTTATAAAAAATTCGGTCAAGTAAAGAAAGGCGATATAACTATTTTTCATAGAGGTATAGATATACTTTCAAATGATAAAAAGATTTATTCAATAGGGAATGGAATAATAAGTGAGATTTATAATAACAAAATTTTGGGTGAATGTATCCGAGTTGATTTTGGTGAAATAGAAGCAGTTTATGCACATTTAGACAATATATATGTAAAAGTAGGCCAGAGAGTAACTAAAGGACAGGTTTTAGGTACATTAAAAGAAGATGGTAAAGGAGATAAATTATTGCATTTTGAAATATGGAAAGATAGTACTCCTATAAATCCATTAGATTTTGTAAGTATAAGTATTAGCAATTTAAATAATTAA
- a CDS encoding M50 family metallopeptidase, whose amino-acid sequence MTIFRIGQFKIKINYLLFILFVLYFILGYFSEVIVIFFSILIHELAHVYLAFKLGFKVNCVELFPFGGVARIEGLIGTEPLKEVKIAVIGPAINVLLVVVLIFTKKYLFENQIIVLFIKTNMILAFINLLPILPLDGGRILRAILSLNLGIKKATICVLEITYILSVVMILIGVLLFMRNVYGIYLILFFIFIIIAAKKEKNMAVFIFLKQIFCKNQRVLESGIYKVQHIICLNDMKIKSVIENFLPNKYHIIIVIDKEGNVIATLYEKQIIEGVIKYGYDITIEKLLNKKEKW is encoded by the coding sequence ATGACAATTTTTCGTATAGGTCAGTTTAAAATAAAAATAAATTATTTATTATTTATACTTTTTGTGTTATATTTTATACTTGGGTATTTTAGTGAAGTAATTGTAATATTTTTTTCTATTTTAATACATGAACTTGCTCATGTTTATTTGGCATTTAAATTAGGTTTCAAAGTGAATTGTGTTGAACTTTTTCCATTTGGAGGAGTTGCAAGAATAGAAGGGTTAATTGGTACAGAACCGTTAAAGGAAGTTAAAATAGCTGTCATTGGGCCAGCTATAAATGTTTTATTAGTTGTTGTTTTGATATTTACGAAAAAATATTTATTTGAAAATCAGATTATTGTTCTATTTATTAAGACTAATATGATTTTGGCTTTTATTAACTTATTACCTATTTTACCTTTAGATGGTGGCAGAATACTTAGAGCAATATTATCTTTAAATTTAGGAATAAAAAAAGCTACAATATGTGTTTTAGAAATTACCTATATACTATCTGTAGTCATGATTCTTATTGGTGTATTGCTGTTTATGAGAAATGTGTATGGTATTTATTTGATTCTATTTTTTATCTTTATAATTATAGCTGCCAAGAAAGAAAAAAATATGGCAGTTTTTATTTTCTTAAAACAAATATTTTGTAAAAATCAGAGAGTGTTAGAATCTGGCATATATAAAGTACAACATATTATTTGTTTAAATGATATGAAAATAAAATCAGTTATTGAGAATTTCCTTCCTAACAAGTATCATATAATTATTGTTATTGATAAGGAAGGTAATGTAATTGCAACACTTTATGAAAAGCAAATTATAGAGGGAGTAATTAAATATGGTTATGATATAACTATAGAAAAGCTACTAAATAAAAAGGAAAAGTGGTAG